The stretch of DNA AAGATTTGCAAATTCTTTATCTAAGGACCCATAGTGAAGTGGATATCACGTAGGCCTCCGAAGCCTGAAGCGCAAGTTCGATTCTTGCTGGGTCCGCCATCTACTTCTCCATATAAAATAAGCATTCAAGACTCCCCGCAAGATAGTCCCAATTGATTGTCCCAATTTTTGGTTGGGACACAATATATAATTCATGCAAAAATTGATGAAGAATTAATTTTTAATTATATAATTTCAATTGGTAGATAGTATGCAATCCCTTTGGGAAATAATTTAATCCCTAATCTTTTACATTTCTCTTGAACACTATCTTCATCATATCTACTAGTTATTAATACTGAATTATCTTTTAAATTGAATTTACAAATAATATCAATACCAGTTAGATTATAGCCAATAAGTTCATTATCTAGAAAAAAATATATTTTATCAGATTGATTTTTATGAAAATTTTCATAAAAATCAATTAATTTTTCAGGGCTTTTGAAATGTAAAATATTTATTTTGTCATTTGAATTTATTATAGAATTTAATTTATGATTCATTACATCATGAATTGATTGATCATCATCAAGTATTAAAAGTGAGCTATTTTTTTGTATTTGAATTTTTTTGGGAATCCAATGTGGAAGTTCTGATGTTTTCAAATTAATTTCAATAATAGTACCTTCGTTTATTTTTGAAGATATTTTTAAATCTCCTCCCCAAGATTTTATGAATTTTATAGAACTTGATAAACCAATTCCTGTGCCTTTAGCTTTAGTGCTTATTCCTCCAATTATAACTTTTTGAAGTATTTCGTCTGGAATTCCGCATCCATCATCTATAATTTTTAGTTCAATAAAAAATTCATTAGATAATAATGAAATTATAATATTTCCTGAATTTGAAATTGACTCAACTGAGTTATTAATTAAATTTGAAATAACAGACTGAAATTGTGTGCTATTAACTTCAGAATTAGCCAAAAAAGAATTTGAATCTATTTGTGTTATAAATTTAATATTTTTATTTGAGAATTGAACTCTTTTCTCTGAAACAATTTTTTCAACTAATAAAGAAATAATCTCTTTAGAAATTAAATTATTATTTGCTTTTTTATTTAATTTATGAATTAAATTATTTGCAATATCATCAATTCTTTCTGTAGCATTTCTAATAAAGACTCTTTCTTCTTCTGGAAGCGTGGATATTT from Silvanigrella paludirubra encodes:
- a CDS encoding sensor histidine kinase, whose protein sequence is MESSLEIKRSFKNLSFKNSIFILAFSIFIITFLVYSLATFFIVKHSLDTSFKKNIIFSQNLFTDSIRNDILTGLYSELFRKCKLFFDSGRLESLQVIDSSGNVICSFENSILHDIGFIKTNIYFDENKSQIASTITTNFSYASIKEVLVNSIYIIIFIVIFISIILAFFVNIMSKYFGEPVQNISNILQNFSIEDIAKGMLPIRTSFIEIEKLNLNVSKMAENILYSQKQLVQKTESEAIAKVASQVVHDIRSPLSVLNIYLKKISTLPEEERVFIRNATERIDDIANNLIHKLNKKANNNLISKEIISLLVEKIVSEKRVQFSNKNIKFITQIDSNSFLANSEVNSTQFQSVISNLINNSVESISNSGNIIISLLSNEFFIELKIIDDGCGIPDEILQKVIIGGISTKAKGTGIGLSSSIKFIKSWGGDLKISSKINEGTIIEINLKTSELPHWIPKKIQIQKNSSLLILDDDQSIHDVMNHKLNSIINSNDKINILHFKSPEKLIDFYENFHKNQSDKIYFFLDNELIGYNLTGIDIICKFNLKDNSVLITSRYDEDSVQEKCKRLGIKLFPKGIAYYLPIEII